Within Cydia fagiglandana chromosome 1, ilCydFagi1.1, whole genome shotgun sequence, the genomic segment GGCCACGTGCGGTtcagactcgcccatgaagggttctgtagcagcaagtaacataataaaattgcggtttacgatttatgacgtaattaaaaaaaaaactacttaatagatctcgttcaaaccaattttcggtggaagtgtgtatagtaatgtacatcatatttttttagttttattattctcTTAATTTAGAATtacgggggggggggacacattttaccactttgtaagtgcctctcgcgcaaactattcagtttagaaaaaaaatatactacaaacctcaataccatttttgaagacctatccatagataccccacacgtatgggtttgttgaatttttttttttttgagtttcagtctAAGtttggggaacccccaaaatatattgtttttttctattgctgtgtgaaaatcttaatgcggttcacagaatacatctatttaccaagtttcaacagtgtAGTTGTTATAGTTTCGgcaaaaagtggctgtgacatacggacggacagacagacagatatgacgaatctataagggttccggttTTTGTCCTTTtggctacagaaccctaaaatgtACACGTACGTCATCTACGTTTTTGCTGACATTGAGTTTGTTTTTAACCCCCGACAGAAAAAGAgggtctgtctgtggcatcgtaacTCTCCGATTTTGATGTGGTTTTCCTTGCGGTGGTTTTTAGCTATGTTTGATAGAAATAGATCCAGTATTTGATGAATATCGTATCGGTTCGTTTCCGAAATTATGTAAGGCattaaatggtttttttttggtatttagCGTACAGGGATTTTTAAGAATTTTATCCTCGTTTGCGTGTTTAATTCGTTCATACCGTCACGAAATGCATGATAAATTTGCTATAACTAATGAATCTGCgacaatacatttttaattcGTATTCTGGGTAACAACAGTTGACGTCAATACTGATGAATGAATTGTCAGTCACAAGCTATTGATGGGTAGTTTGTGATAAGAATATTGTCCGCGACATTAGACTGGATCCCATATATTATGTTAAACACATCTGTTTGACGTCATGGTAATGGATCAGCACTACTCTTTgaataaatcatttttatcacttggTAACTTAATCTCAAGGCTCAAATTCTTCATAATATTACGTTAATGATGATGTTGCAGTAGAGCTACCTACACACTTACTTGATGGACAATTCGCATAATGACGTTATTTTTGCTTAGAGCattttagtaactggagacgccttggctgtcattttctgtataaaacagtctgccgatttttgcgggggaggtcacgtcaaatgtattgctattccTACACGTTtggtacgtaacgtacaaataggcatgtcagtccatacaaaagtttgacAATTGTACAAGGTTATTACCTGTATTTTTGTGATCTACAgggtctacagtatggggttctccaaagaaggagtgtacaggtttttaaaaggtcggcaacgagcatgtaacacctctggagttgcaggcgtccataggctacggtgactgcttaccatcaggcgggccgtatgcttgtttaccaccgatgtggtataaaaaaataaagtaattatTTCGATAAACTTACAACGCTGAGCTGTGATCACATGAGTTGTAACACTTGTAACGTTAACTTTAAACCACACAATCTGCAGAAACATACTAGCTATTTCttttagttttgtttatttatttaaacaaataaagtaaaaatagGTGACTTTCCGCATGAAGGCATTatttaccagtcaaccattgggctaaACAGAAAGTTGttgtaattaatatttattttcttattcaaagtattttttgggTCGCAGGTAGCCTGCTACTACTTACAAAATAACCTTATTTAACGGCGAAGCGAGGTGACAATAAACTCATAAAAAGCCGGCATCATTCTCGGTGTTACGTGACAACTCTCACACTCCATTTCACATAGTGGTTTTATTGATTACGGtggatttatttattaatagacaTCATTTCGATGTACCTATGCTGTATTGatgatttgttttattttaataatgaatgaattatttaataaaatgaaatCAAACGGGCACAGTACCTAATTAACaactaaaatataattttaaatgtctAATAATAACCTAGGCTAATTTGCATACTATATAATATTTACtattaatacagtaaaattatacattttgcgtttgcgtcaaatccggtagttctgattttttgcaggcatgtttatgatgttggcccaatgaataatccaagtttgtgacctcgggcgccgaacgcaactttgtcaaaaatcgaataaaccgcatttttttttagatttgtgcgattataaccctaaagtactagtttttgatagtaacttcctagggcgtttttaaagtagactaaatttgctacaataagacactagaattgtctctgtacatctaatattttccgagataaagcctttaaaattttataattttattcagttgttagctataatataagggttatgtaggtaatttatatggaattcatcaccgccacattctacaaaatatttattttccataaaaaaatgtatgagtgcctattttgaaaaaaaatattttttttttttggaaaataaatattttgtacaacgtggcggtgatgtattccatataaattacctacctaacccttatattatacccTAAGAAcagatgtaaaattataaaattttgaaaggcattatctcggaaaatattagatatacagagacaattctagtgtcttattgtagcaaatttagtctactttaaaaacgccctaggaagttactatcaaaaactagtactttaaggttataatcgcccaaatctaaaaaaaatgcggtttattcgatttttgacaaagttgcgttcggcgctcgaggtcacaaacttggattattcattgggccaacatcataaacatgcctgcaaaaaatcagaactaccggatttgacgcaaaagagccaggttacaaaattcgacaaatttactggattataTGAGATActtaaaaagttttttaataatggTTTCTACGTCAACGTGAACTCGTTTAAAAGATGGGCTACGTCAATGATTACTTGTGTACTGTGAATTATTCATACGACTAGTATTTTCAATTCAAATGTCCATTGATcagtaacttttttttatctaaatatAGGTTTTTCTCTATTACAGAACCTAGGAATATTTTAGATGGCGTCGACGGGTGTTTCAAGCCAGGCGAGCTCACAGCCATCATGGGGCCGTCGGGAGCTGGGAAGACGACCCTTCTCAATATATTGGCTGGTTACACGTACGTATCAAAACCATATAAAAACTAATCCAAATCCTAGGTACTAATAACGTTAATGTGaaagtttgtaaatatttttggcTTTTGGATGTTAGTTACTCAATTGTACTAAAATGGCTGGAGAGGTACTTATACCTATGGTAGTAGGTGCTAACCCGGGATAGAAGTGACCTTTAATGTACAATTACGAACATCATAGCTGACTAATGACGGAAATCCGCGTTTGTTTTAGTAACGTAAACCACATTAAATTGGCAAATATTCGGAGTTAGTTTAGCTGATGTAAAgtgaagtaggtatttatgaatAGAATAGACTTCCTGGCGGCCACTAGGCCAACAAGACTCCCGCTCTAAAATATTGtccattgtaaataaataaagtctaaaatatttgcatatcctTTATAACAGCTCCAGCAAATATTATTGCAAGAGATCTGCTAAACGGGTAATTACATTTTGTAGGTCGAATGCACCAAACCTTTTGCGCCTGTAACCATTTGCTTTGCTATAAGAAGTTCTATTAAATTTGAAGTCTCTTTGTTTGCTGTTGAATTACGGCTAGGTACTTAATTAGTTCATTGACGCGTGTATGGTGGAACGTGACTAAAGAAAAACTAAGTAAGAGTACCTACATTAGGAAATTTCATAGTTCAGTGCTACTCAGCACTCGGCTTTGATTGGTCGGTCTATCTAACAAAGAGTGCTCCCGGGACTGAATGCGTAAGCCGAGTACCGGTAATTTCCGACTCCGGGACTGATTTTATGTAGAAAATCAGTGAGCACACCCTTGCGGTAGATGCAACTGGCTCGTAAGCTTCATTAAACTTGTTCTTCCCTCAGTACCCGTGGCGCCAAAGGCGAGATCTCCGTGAACGGCGTGTGCGCGTGCGCCTCCCAGtccggcgggcgcggcggcgcgcggtacatCCGCCAGCAAGACGACCTGCGCGCCTACCTCACGGTCTACGAAGCCATGGCCCTGGCCGCGGCACTCAAGCTGGCGGACTTCTCCCCGCTCGAGAGGAAGGAGAAAGTTAGTATGGCTGTAAACGAAACAAATACGTAACCGACTATTTAAGAATGAATGGATCCTACCAATTCAATTACATTTGGcaacagaataaaaataaaactttaaccATAGAGGTCGTCTTAATATATGTGGCTGGCCTGTGTCACCCTAACATCCAAAACGAAGCGATTAATCGGCTAAATTGGGACTAGCGTAACCGATAAGGCGATAATTATTGAAAAATGTTCTACTTTATAATAAGTGTGAGAGTGAGACTGTTGAGACTTGTATTGTTTATACTTTGATTTAAACCAGCTGCACTAGCCGCGGAGAGCCATAAACTTCTATAAGTATAATGACTCCAGACTGTAGATACCTATAAACAGAAATTATAACTTTCTCTTCAAAAGTAGGCAACTGGAAAGCTCATACATGCAACTCCTACAGAGATCGTACCATATTGccctgtacatcggtggaccttatgtcttttataataaagtccgccgatgtacagttaggagtgctGCTGTTTGTATGCCATTAAACCTAACAAGCGTTTATACTCACAGCTGCATTAGCGAAAGCGAAGCGCTCGACCAACATTCTATATCTACATAAACAATTAAACATACTTACCAACTCTCTAGGAACGGAATATTCtacacagcctattttctcggaaactactggaccaataagttgaaatttggtacacttatgtgaattagtgacccaaagaagatggacatgttttttataattttaaaatgcataggttcgaagttgtttaagaaaatagccaaaaaattaccattcccccctccccctttatctccgaaactactggctCTATTTTAACATATGGCCAGGACAGGTGCCATAGTCTCCTCCATAGTCCCGGCTACTAATCCACTAGCAGCTCAATCCTCTAACAACTCACTCGGAACTATTTTGATGGAGCaagttatatatatgtatatatattgaaTATTTTGAAGCCTACTGTAAGTGCTCTTGCGAATTGTATCGATTAATAAGTGTTTTTTATGTTTCAGGTATATGAAATTCTTTCACTACTAGGCCTCAGTGGAGCGGCTCAGACCCTTTGCAGAGACCTCTCTGGGGGCCAGAGAAGACGGCTCGGCGTCGCTTTAGAACTCCTCTCTGACCCTTCCTTACTATTTCTAGATGAGCCTACTACGTAAGTcaacttttccttttttttttcaaactattGACATATTCTTCACAAAAAATTAGCCGAAAGTATTATTGCATCAAAAATGTTTTTCCGATACCAGATTCaagtttgaactccgacccgcAGCCTTTTATTGTGGGTATTGAATAATCTTTATGACATACTTAATCGCAGAGAATTATGTTAAATGGTGCAATTATACAATTACACATGAGTTGCCAAGAATAAATTAACTAGGTACTATGCTACCACGTATCATGAacatatatttgtttatttgccATTAAAAAGTAACTTAACAATTTCAGGGGGTTGGACTCGTCTGCATCAGCGTCACTCATCTCACTGCTGAGCAGCCTAGCCCGGGGAGGCAGGACGCTCATTGCGACCATCCATCAGCCTTCAGCGTTGCTCTTTGAGAAGATAGACTCCCTATACTGTCTGGTGGATGGACGTACGCTGTACAAAGGGCCAAGGGCATTGCTGCTGCCGGCGCTGGCGAGCGCGGGCCTGCGCTGCCCACCGTACCACAACCCTGCTGACTTCTGTAAGCACTAGAAACTTTAGCCATTAAAAAAGTTTACATTTATTCAAGCCTTATTTTAAGATTAGCATCAATtaagtattaattatttttacgaCGCTAGGCAATACATGaaacttttataattttagtttttaaacgtCTGATAGTTAAGTTTAATACATTCGAACAATATATTACCTATCTAATACAATCTATTAGGTACCTAGTCATGCTGTTGTCCTACTCTTTAGTTGAATTACACGCAGTTAGCTCCAATCTCATTTAAAATTAatctagtcccacagtaagcaaAAGTTAATTTGCAAAGCAAACAGCTACgtatacttaggtatttaataGCAGAGTCATACTTTAATATCCATCATTGTTTGGCTTATCTCATCGCAATAGGATCTGCAAATTGTCAGTTATTGTGTCGGTAATGATACTATACTGTACTAAACAATCTctgtttgtattattttacaaaacatAAAGTGACCCACTTTAACGATTAAAACAGTGCGAAAAAAATTTAATAGTGTACAGTCTcgtcaaatatatatttacacttttgtaccttactcctttgtaataaggcgaaaaatgttaacatatctttgacgtcgactgtacctacttagtgTCCTGTTTAGAGTAAGGAAGCCTCTTAAAGCGCATCGCGTCATAGTTCCGTGTATTGTATCCTACTATGTAGTCTGTTGCTATTTACCTATCGTTTCCTATATTCTGAGTTAAGTTAGCGAGTCACGCGCATCCTACAGTATTCATGGAAACATTGAATATAGAGATCTTTAGTCCGATACAAGAACATGAAACGTACCTAGACTTCTTTAAATTGATACCTACAGCACCTATCGGAAAGTACCTACCTGCATTATAACCAACTTTCGATACCCTACTGAGATGCTTTTCAATATAGCAGAAGTTTTAAGTGTACgcaaactttttatttatcaaacattacgcagataccacagactaatagcccctacaatcacatttggcaacaaacgcatagctcactaccccgtacctcgctgtaatagtgcatggtctaaaaggcatttttcatttttggcaccatacttatataacaaagcacacaaaacccttaatataaacaacattagtaattttcaattaaaaaacaaaattaagatttggttaaaatcattaagttatactgaagcagaagagctattacgaagcgtgttctagtacatacattctaaaataaccagacacacacgcgcgtaaacacacagaaacacacacatattctaaaaatcagacacacagaatactcacacacgcgcgcgtacacacacatcacagtttcatctttctttaaaattaattttaatattgttaaatatgtaatataaaatgtctaacattgtaacattacctacgcttgtaattgggaaggaactggctcttgagacacagggaaacctactttgagagccaggaaccaatgttatgtaacaactcaaagttgcaataaagattattttatttttttttatttatttagtatagttcatttttttagcattagaataaaggtaaacaatcttgcttatttctttctaatggtaaaaaaatgaactatagtcTGATGCATtcttacacattttatttcgATTTAGTGCAAGTGACAATGAACCGtaggttatttattattagATTAATAAAAGGATGCGGGCTTTTAATGTTGTAACGTTAAGCACACCAAAACACATCAAATAAGCATTATACTCgttgtgaaataaatatattccaCACAATGTATAGTCTCGTACTGGAGAGGGAACAAATTTTCTTTCATTGTGATgatattttactattttattgtTAATCTCAATTGAAAAAGATTAAAGTTCACGACGCGCacgtcattattattaaattaaatgtgacttaatcgcgtatactTAAGTATCCAAAGTGTCGCTTAAGCGTCTAAGTGCAGGTAGCTAGATGCTGAATGTTGATGTCGACTTTTACCAATCTTTCTCCGGGACCATGAAGAGAATGTCGTCTTCGAAACGTCGAAGGTAATTTAAAAGCTTAAGCTTAAGTTAGCTTAAGTGTAGGTACGCGATTAATAATGAGTGAAAATCGTGAATGTTTGAATCAGTGGCACAGGTcatatataaaattttattgacTCCTTTCTGTTATTCTCCCCTATCTTATATTGTTTCAGTGATGGAGGTAGCATCGGGAGAGTACGACGTGGACCTCGTCAGGACGGCCAAGACGATGTTGCGATACAAGCCCGAGGCGAACCCGGATGCCAATGGCACCGCCAGCTGGAATGTCCCCACTATACCCGCATTACCTAGTCCATTAGGTAAGCTAGCTTATACTTATAGGTATACGAGTATACATAGTTTGGTGTTGTTCAAAAACGTGCTACAAGCCTGAATTTAAATTATCTTAGTCATTTGTcttaatctgtcattttgacttatggaTTTGTAAGACAGGAATGGAATATAAATTAATGAATTGAGGCTTGTAAACATTTATGACTAAGGAAGATAGCCTCTAACGGCCTACCACTCAAGAAAATTTTACAGGGAAGATTGAATTAATAATTgcaattgaagtaagcaatgcgcgaattgaatgattgctattagcattatccaggcgctatacctactttagctgctatcaccaattccacgcagacgaagtcgcgggtaaAAGCTAGTATTTGCATAGAttcaaaaatataggtactttgagaaattaaaatttgttttccaGATAACTCCTAATTAGTCCATTTTTCAGATATAAGTTCGGAGCTGAGATTCAAATCGGTTCTGGCAAATACCAAGCACCAGCAGAGCCACAAGAAGACGATGTACAGACAATCTGGCCTCTTGCGACAAACGTGGATCCTGTTGTACAGGAACTATTTAATCACTACTCGGAATTATGTAAGTCTCAGACAAATCCAAATTTACTTATCATAAAtcaacttcttcttcttcctcgcgttatcccggcattttgccacggctcgcagagcctggggtccgcttgacaactaatcccatgatttgacgtaggcactagtttttacgaaagcgactgccatctgaccttccaacccagacgggaaactaggtcttattgggattaatccggtttcctcacgatgttttccttcaccgaaaagcgactggtaaatatcaaatgatatttcgtacataagttccgaaaaactcattggtacgagccggggtttgaacccacgacctccagattgcaagtcgcacgctcttaccggtAGGCCACCAGCACTTCCTTATCATTTATCATAAATCAACTTAGGCACTAAATTCACTTTATTTAACTGTACTAATTACCCTTTGTCACAGCCATTTTgaacatagagttagaccaggaaaagtctgcagcgagtgcagcgatttgatagcccacgcagtgcaagtgttatttaatacgtcataatttcattaaagttttgacgtttaaaataacacttgcactgcgtgggctagacttttcttggtctaactctacttattTTCCAGTTCTCCCCCAGTATAACCATGTAAGGTGGTTGACAGATACAGAAAAGCAAGTTTAATAAATCAAACAGTTAAACTTAACTTTAACCCGACCGAATTTTCGACGCCACGTTTTGAAATTTTTATAAGGACATAAACACATACAGaccacaaaataataattttacacgtACCTCCTCAAGTAAAAACTTGAATAACTTATAGTTGAAATGCTATCATCGGGTTATAACTTTTTAGGTCTTGATGAAACTCAGAATGATCCATTATTATTTGTTAATTGATATGAGATTTGATTTTTAACAGTTCTGTTATTAAATATCATTGTTATTTAACAGTCTCACTTTATGCTCCGAGTGGCGTGTCACGTGATAATCGCTCTAATCTTCGGCTACCTGTACCACGGCGTGGGCAGCGAGGCGAGCTCCGTGCTCGGCAACTACGTCTACCTGTACGGTTCCATGCTGCTGGTGGTCTACACCGGGAAGATGTCTGTAGCGTTATCATGTGAGTCTTCACTTTACATACGTATTTGTCTCCACCCTTGTCTACCTGTACCACGGCGTGGGCAGCGAGGCGAGCTCCGTGCTCGGCAACTACGTCTACCTGTACGGTTCCATGCTGCTGGTGGTCTACACCGGGAAGATGTCTGTAGCGTTATCATGTGAGTCTTCACTTTACATACGTATTTGTCTCCACCCTTGTCTACCTGTACCACGGCGTGGGCAGCGAGGCGAGCTCCGTGCTCGGCAACTACGTCTACCTGTACGGTTCCATGCTGCTGGTGGTCTACACCGGGAAGATGTCTGTAGCGTTATCATGTGAGTCTTCACTTTACATACGTATTTGTCTCCACCCTTGTCTACCTGTACCACGGCGTGGGCAGTGAGGCGAGCTCCGTGCTCGGCAACTACGTCTACCTGTACGGTTCCATGCTGCTGGTGGTCTACACCGGGAAGATGTCTGTAGCGTTATCATGTGAGTCTTCACTTTACATACGTATTTGTCTCCACCCTTGTCTACCTGTACCACGGCGTGGGCAGCGAGGCGAGCTCCGTGCTCGGCAACTACGTCTACCTGTACGGTTCCAAGCTGCTGGTGATCTACACCGGGAAGATGTCCGTGGCGTTATTATGTGAGTATTCACTTTACATACGTATTTGTCTCCACCCTTGTCTACTTGTACCACGGCGTGAGCCAGTGCCCACCTCACTAGGCGAACTGCGTGCTCGGAAACTACGTCTACCTGTACGGTTCCATGCTGCTGGTGGTCTACACCGGGAAGATATCTGTAGCGTTATCATGTGAGTCTTCACTTAACATACGTATTTCTCTCCACCCTTGTCTACTTGTACCACGGCGTGAGCCACTGCCCACCTCACTAGGCGAGCTCCGTGCTCGGCAACTACGTCTACCTGTACGGTTCCATGCTACTGGTGGTCTACACCGGGAAGATGTCTGTAGCGTTATCATGTGAGTCTTCACTTAACATACGTATTTCTCTCCACCCTTGTCTACTTGTACCACGGCGTGAGCCACTGCCCACCTCACTAGGCGAGCTCCGTGCTCGGCAACTACGTCTACCTGTACGGTTCCATGCTGCTGGTGGTCTACACCGAAGACTTTCTCTTCCGGATTTGGCAAATAAAATGGGTTTTTACGAGCTTGTGTAGTGAAGCCTTGCCTTGGGTAGGTATGCATACTATTCACTATTGCAGTGTACATCTGGATTTGACCTACTTGTTCATGACAAAAGC encodes:
- the LOC134664362 gene encoding ATP-binding cassette sub-family G member 1 — encoded protein: MKPAAESALSELGNNNVTPLLPRTSVLLEFKNIRCTINTFSLNKFRLEPRNILDGVDGCFKPGELTAIMGPSGAGKTTLLNILAGYTTRGAKGEISVNGVCACASQSGGRGGARYIRQQDDLRAYLTVYEAMALAAALKLADFSPLERKEKVYEILSLLGLSGAAQTLCRDLSGGQRRRLGVALELLSDPSLLFLDEPTTGLDSSASASLISLLSSLARGGRTLIATIHQPSALLFEKIDSLYCLVDGRTLYKGPRALLLPALASAGLRCPPYHNPADFLMEVASGEYDVDLVRTAKTMLRYKPEANPDANGTASWNVPTIPALPSPLDISSELRFKSVLANTKHQQSHKKTMYRQSGLLRQTWILLYRNYLITTRNYSHFMLRVACHVIIALIFGYLYHGVGSEASSVLGNYVYLYGSMLLVVYTGKMSVALSFNLEMNILKGEHYNRWYNLGPYVVSILAVELPFQMISCVSYVVLSYWLTDNPLEPTRATLFLATIVTTSLCAQSWGYFIGSTTPTKIAVFIGPILACLFSVFGFCLSLADTPMGFRWLHYISYFRAGFHVAVHSVYGFNRTNIYCSKEYCHYRTPSKFLSEMDMSHIDVGGNMTFILGMTVVMHTLTCIALWYRLNKR